Genomic segment of Candidatus Zixiibacteriota bacterium:
CTGCGCGGCTGCATCGGCCGCGTCGTCGCCGAACTACCGCTGGCGCAGACGGTCGCGCTCTGCGCTGTCGATGCCGCCATCGCCGACCCGCGCTTCTCGCCCCTGCGCCGCGACGAACTCCCCCGCGCTACGCTGGAGATTTCCGTTCTTTCGCCGCTGGAACGTATCACCTCCCCCGCCGACATCGAGATCGGCCGCCACGGCCTGCTGATCCGCCTCGGCGCCGCCTCCGGCCTGCTCCTGCCGCAAGTCGCCTCGGAATACAACTGGAGCGTCACCCAGTTCCTCCAGCATACCTGCGAGAAAGCCGGCCTGCAGCGTGACGCCCA
This window contains:
- the amrA gene encoding AmmeMemoRadiSam system protein A, yielding MSNLSVMEDWLTSADKTELLAIARDAITHYLDGANFVDLPASPNLERPGAAFVTIWMGEHLRGCIGRVVAELPLAQTVALCAVDAAIADPRFSPLRRDELPRATLEISVLSPLERITSPADIEIGRHGLLIRLGAASGLLLPQVASEYNWSVTQFLQHTCEKAGLQRDAHLSPAAVIYRFEVILIEEPKVPGRTPHERKPH